From Amphritea atlantica, a single genomic window includes:
- a CDS encoding F0F1 ATP synthase subunit A — MNLSPDNIIYWQAGFFKLNATIIFTWGLMFVLVIGSKLITRNLSTGLQRSRWQNLMEIMVTGINLQIEEVGLNNPQKYIAFLGSLFLFVAMAALFTIIPGYEPPTGSLSTTAALAICVFVAVPMFGIQQSGLKNYLRGYLKPTVIMLPFNIVSEISRTLALAVRLFGNMMSGAMILAILLTITPFIFPVAMSALGLLTGMVQAYIFSILATVYIAAATRISSTRPTGTTDQET; from the coding sequence ATGAATCTGAGTCCTGACAACATTATTTACTGGCAGGCGGGTTTTTTTAAACTCAATGCCACCATTATTTTCACCTGGGGGCTGATGTTTGTGCTGGTTATCGGTTCGAAGCTGATTACACGAAACCTGTCGACCGGATTGCAGCGTTCACGCTGGCAAAACCTGATGGAGATTATGGTTACCGGAATTAATCTGCAGATCGAAGAAGTAGGGTTGAACAATCCGCAAAAATATATCGCCTTTCTCGGCAGTCTGTTTCTGTTCGTGGCAATGGCAGCCCTGTTTACCATTATACCGGGCTATGAGCCACCGACGGGATCGCTCTCAACCACCGCGGCACTGGCGATCTGCGTGTTTGTGGCTGTACCGATGTTTGGCATCCAACAGAGTGGGCTGAAGAACTACCTGCGTGGTTACCTGAAACCAACGGTTATCATGCTGCCATTCAATATTGTGAGTGAGATCTCCCGCACACTGGCACTGGCGGTGCGCTTGTTTGGCAACATGATGAGTGGGGCGATGATACTCGCTATCCTGCTGACGATTACGCCCTTTATTTTTCCGGTTGCGATGAGTGCGCTTGGATTGTTGACCGGGATGGTGCAGGCGTACATCTTCAGCATTCTGGCCACTGTGTATATTGCGGCAGCTACCCGGATCAGCAGCACCCGGCCGACCGGTACGACTGATCAGGAAACCTGA
- a CDS encoding F0F1 ATP synthase subunit epsilon codes for MNLKVLLPFKVFAEKRDVLRIVAVTNEGAFGLLPRRRDCVAPLSAGILVYETAAEGECYIAVDEGVLVKTGRNVQVSVRNAITGMSLERLRAAIETEFEQLDEQERKVRSVLAKMESGLIHQLAEFHHD; via the coding sequence ATGAACCTTAAAGTTCTTTTGCCTTTTAAGGTCTTTGCCGAAAAGCGTGATGTGTTGCGTATTGTTGCGGTAACAAACGAGGGGGCATTCGGGCTGCTACCGCGACGAAGAGACTGTGTAGCACCGTTGTCGGCGGGAATACTGGTGTATGAGACTGCGGCAGAGGGAGAGTGTTATATCGCGGTCGATGAAGGCGTTCTGGTGAAAACGGGTCGTAATGTGCAGGTGTCGGTACGTAATGCTATTACCGGTATGAGTCTGGAGCGGTTGCGGGCCGCCATAGAGACAGAGTTTGAACAGCTGGATGAGCAGGAGCGAAAGGTGCGTTCGGTGCTGGCGAAGATGGAGAGCGGGTTAATTCATCAGTTGGCGGAGTTTCATCATGACTGA
- the guaA gene encoding glutamine-hydrolyzing GMP synthase: MSQDIHAQRILILDFGSQYTQLIARRVREIGIYCEIHPWDMDDAAIREYNAKGIILAGGPESVTEGNSPRAPQIVFELGIPLLGICYGMQTMAEQLGGSVITSDQREFGYAKVRLEDSPSRLLEGIEDHIANNGSLLLDVWMSHGDKVGNLPEGFNVIASTESAPVAAMCHPGKNFYGVQFHPEVTHTKQGGRILERFIRDICDCDALWNPANIIADLIEKVREQVGGQKVLLGLSGGVDSSVVAALLHKAIGEQLTCVFVDNGLLRKQEGDQVMDMFAKNMGVKVIRVDAEDLFLGRLKGENDPEAKRKIIGNTFIEVFDDEATKLTEVNFLAQGTIYPDVIESAAAKTGKAHVIKSHHNVGGLPDDMKMDLVEPLRELFKDEVRKIGLELGLPYDMVYRHPFPGPGLGVRILGEVKKEYADILREADAIFLEELHRADWYHKTSQSFAVFLPVKSVGVVGDGRRYEYVIALRAVETIDFMTARWAHLPYELLETVSSRIINEIPHVSRVTYDVSSKPPATIEWE, encoded by the coding sequence ATGTCACAAGATATTCATGCTCAACGAATTCTGATTCTGGATTTCGGTTCACAATATACACAGCTGATCGCCCGACGTGTGCGTGAGATCGGAATCTACTGTGAGATACATCCATGGGATATGGATGACGCTGCTATCCGTGAATATAACGCTAAGGGAATTATCCTGGCAGGCGGACCGGAGTCTGTTACCGAAGGTAATTCGCCGCGCGCACCTCAGATTGTGTTTGAACTGGGTATTCCGCTGCTGGGGATCTGTTACGGAATGCAGACCATGGCTGAGCAGTTGGGCGGCAGTGTTATTACCTCCGATCAGCGTGAATTCGGTTATGCCAAAGTACGTCTGGAAGATAGCCCGAGCCGGTTGCTGGAAGGGATTGAAGACCATATTGCCAACAATGGTTCCCTGTTGCTGGATGTGTGGATGAGTCACGGCGATAAGGTGGGTAATCTGCCTGAAGGCTTTAATGTGATCGCCAGCACAGAGAGTGCGCCGGTTGCCGCGATGTGCCATCCGGGTAAAAACTTCTACGGCGTTCAGTTCCATCCTGAAGTGACCCACACTAAACAGGGTGGCCGAATTCTGGAACGTTTTATCCGTGATATATGTGACTGTGATGCCCTCTGGAATCCGGCTAACATTATTGCTGATCTGATAGAAAAGGTGCGTGAGCAGGTCGGGGGCCAGAAAGTTCTGCTGGGGCTTTCCGGTGGTGTTGACTCATCCGTTGTTGCGGCGCTGCTGCACAAAGCGATTGGTGAGCAACTGACCTGCGTATTTGTTGATAATGGTCTGCTGCGAAAGCAAGAAGGCGATCAGGTGATGGACATGTTCGCTAAGAACATGGGGGTCAAGGTTATCCGTGTGGATGCTGAGGATCTGTTCCTGGGACGTCTTAAGGGTGAAAATGATCCTGAGGCCAAGCGTAAGATCATCGGTAATACCTTCATCGAAGTGTTTGATGATGAAGCCACTAAGCTGACAGAGGTTAACTTCCTGGCACAGGGCACCATCTATCCTGACGTCATTGAGTCCGCGGCGGCTAAGACCGGTAAAGCTCATGTGATTAAATCCCACCATAACGTCGGCGGTTTGCCGGATGATATGAAGATGGATCTGGTTGAACCACTGCGTGAATTGTTTAAGGACGAAGTGCGTAAGATCGGTCTGGAGCTGGGCCTGCCTTACGATATGGTTTACCGTCATCCGTTCCCGGGTCCGGGTCTGGGTGTGCGTATACTCGGTGAAGTTAAGAAAGAGTATGCCGACATTCTGCGTGAAGCCGATGCTATCTTCCTGGAAGAGCTGCACCGGGCTGACTGGTATCACAAGACCAGCCAGTCATTTGCAGTGTTCCTGCCGGTTAAGTCTGTCGGTGTGGTTGGCGATGGTCGTCGATATGAGTATGTGATTGCACTGCGTGCTGTTGAAACCATCGACTTTATGACCGCACGCTGGGCGCATCTGCCATATGAGCTGCTGGAAACCGTTTCCAGCCGGATTATTAACGAAATCCCTCATGTGTCCCGGGTAACTTATGATGTAAGTTCTAAGCCGCCAGCGACGATTGAGTGGGAATGA
- the guaB gene encoding IMP dehydrogenase — MLRIAEEALTFDDVLLVPGYSEVLPKDVSLKTRLTKDIALNIPLVSAAMDTVTESGLAIAMAQEGGIGIIHKNLTIEQQAEQVRKVKKYEAGVVSDPVTCRPDMTVGELNALSARLGFSGFPVVDNDELVGIVTGRDARFEKKLDASVASIMTPKERLVTVIEGADPDDVRNLLRKHRIEKILVVDDEFRLRGMMTVKDMNKASTHPIAAKDGKGQLLVGAAVGTGAETAERVDALVKAGVDVIIVDTAHGHSKGVIDRVAWVKQTYPNVQVIGGNIATAEAAVALAEAGADGVKVGIGPGSICTTRIVAGVGVPQISAVANVSAALEPYGVPCIADGGVRFSGDLSKAIVAGASAVMIGSMLAGTDEAPGEVELFQGRAYKSYRGMGSLGAMAQSSGSSDRYFQDASEGAEKLVPEGIEGRVACKGPMGGVVHQLVGGLRSSMGYTGSADIKTMRTVPQFVRITSAGMAESHVHDVSITKEAPNYRVG; from the coding sequence ATGTTGCGAATCGCTGAAGAAGCCCTCACTTTTGATGATGTTCTACTGGTTCCCGGTTACTCCGAGGTTCTGCCTAAAGACGTTTCGTTAAAGACGCGCCTGACAAAAGACATCGCACTGAATATCCCCCTTGTCTCTGCTGCTATGGATACAGTTACTGAATCCGGCCTTGCAATCGCTATGGCTCAGGAGGGTGGTATCGGTATTATTCACAAAAACCTGACCATCGAACAGCAGGCAGAACAGGTCCGTAAGGTTAAGAAATATGAAGCCGGTGTTGTCAGCGATCCTGTGACCTGCCGTCCGGATATGACCGTGGGTGAATTGAACGCCCTGTCTGCCCGTCTCGGTTTTTCAGGCTTTCCTGTTGTTGATAATGACGAACTGGTGGGGATTGTGACCGGTCGTGATGCCCGTTTTGAAAAGAAACTGGATGCCTCTGTCGCTTCTATTATGACCCCTAAAGAGCGCCTGGTGACGGTGATTGAAGGGGCTGATCCTGACGATGTACGCAATCTGCTGCGTAAGCACCGGATTGAGAAAATTCTGGTTGTTGATGATGAATTTCGTCTGCGCGGGATGATGACCGTTAAGGATATGAATAAAGCGTCAACTCATCCGATTGCCGCCAAAGATGGTAAAGGTCAGCTGTTGGTTGGCGCTGCAGTAGGAACCGGCGCAGAAACCGCTGAGCGTGTCGATGCCCTGGTTAAAGCGGGTGTTGATGTGATTATCGTTGATACTGCCCATGGTCATTCTAAAGGTGTCATTGATCGTGTTGCCTGGGTGAAGCAAACTTACCCGAATGTACAGGTTATCGGTGGTAATATTGCCACTGCTGAAGCGGCTGTTGCTCTGGCTGAAGCCGGTGCTGATGGTGTTAAGGTAGGTATTGGTCCGGGTTCTATCTGTACTACCCGGATTGTTGCTGGTGTGGGTGTGCCTCAGATCAGTGCCGTGGCAAACGTGTCTGCAGCTCTTGAACCGTATGGTGTGCCCTGTATCGCTGATGGCGGCGTGCGTTTCTCCGGCGATCTGTCTAAAGCGATTGTGGCGGGTGCGTCGGCAGTGATGATCGGCTCTATGCTGGCCGGTACCGACGAAGCGCCGGGAGAGGTTGAATTGTTCCAGGGACGGGCTTACAAGTCCTACCGGGGCATGGGCTCACTTGGAGCGATGGCGCAGAGCTCTGGTTCCTCAGACCGCTACTTCCAGGATGCATCGGAAGGCGCTGAGAAACTGGTACCGGAAGGTATTGAAGGCCGGGTGGCCTGTAAAGGACCAATGGGCGGCGTTGTACATCAGCTGGTTGGTGGTCTGCGCTCCTCAATGGGGTACACTGGCAGCGCGGATATTAAGACCATGCGCACCGTGCCGCAGTTTGTTCGCATCACCAGTGCAGGCATGGCTGAAAGCCATGTCCATGATGTCAGCATTACAAAAGAAGCGCCTAACTATCGCGTTGGATAA
- a CDS encoding F0F1 ATP synthase subunit gamma encodes MSESIASLRHKIGSAEELESVVRTMKAMAASSISQYENAVRSLDDYYRTVQLGLAACFRENRSLGIIQTIKQPQQIPVAAIVFGSDQGLVGQFNEIMMEYAVATLQELPGKKTVWAVGARIQSRLADTGLPPLGGFALPGSINAIAPLIGDILIELEARREQGLIEQVYLFHNHPVSGSAYTPVSQQILPLDQAWLLNLAQIPWPTQNLPEVMGNRERTLSALVREYLFVTLFRACAESLASENASRLAAMQRAEKNIDELQHDLNRCFHRLRQSVIDEELFDVISGFEALKN; translated from the coding sequence ATGAGCGAAAGCATTGCCAGCCTGCGTCATAAAATAGGTAGCGCTGAAGAGCTTGAGTCGGTTGTGCGCACCATGAAAGCGATGGCGGCATCCAGCATCAGTCAGTACGAAAATGCAGTACGCTCACTGGATGATTATTATCGAACGGTTCAGTTGGGTCTCGCCGCATGTTTTCGGGAAAACAGATCCTTAGGTATTATCCAGACAATAAAGCAGCCGCAACAGATTCCCGTTGCAGCGATTGTGTTTGGTTCCGATCAGGGGCTGGTGGGGCAGTTTAACGAAATCATGATGGAATATGCGGTTGCTACGCTGCAAGAACTGCCGGGCAAAAAAACGGTATGGGCGGTGGGTGCGCGTATTCAGTCGCGTCTGGCAGATACCGGTCTGCCACCACTGGGCGGTTTTGCCTTGCCGGGCTCGATTAATGCGATTGCTCCACTGATCGGAGATATCCTGATTGAGCTGGAAGCCCGGCGTGAACAGGGCTTAATTGAGCAGGTTTACCTGTTTCATAACCACCCGGTGAGTGGATCGGCTTATACTCCGGTCAGTCAGCAGATATTGCCGCTGGATCAGGCATGGCTGCTTAATCTGGCCCAAATACCCTGGCCAACGCAAAACCTGCCTGAGGTGATGGGGAACCGTGAACGAACCCTGAGCGCCCTGGTGCGTGAATATCTTTTTGTGACGTTATTCAGGGCATGTGCAGAATCTCTTGCCAGTGAAAATGCCAGTCGTCTGGCGGCGATGCAACGCGCCGAAAAAAACATCGATGAATTGCAGCATGATCTTAACCGCTGTTTTCATCGCTTGCGGCAAAGCGTGATTGATGAGGAGCTGTTTGATGTTATTTCCGGCTTTGAGGCACTGAAAAACTAA
- a CDS encoding F0F1 ATP synthase subunit beta: MDMNQDGSEGNSLKNTGVVVSVRGSVVDIMFDLHLPPINALLHACEGTIAIEVLSQLNAHRVRGIALTATQGLARGMLVEDSGGPLQAPVGKGVLSRMFDVFGNAIDRQPAPTDIQWRSVHHAPPPLARRSTKSEIFATGIKLIDVLMPLERGGKAGLFGGAGVGKTVLLTEMIHNMVGQHAGVSIFCGIGERCREGEELYREMKTAGVLDNMVMMFGQMNEPPGARFRVGHAALTMAEYFRDDEHRDVLLLIDNIFRFIQAGMEVSGLMGQMPARLGYQPTMGTELSQLEERIANTDTGAITSIQAVYVPADDFTDPAAVHTFSHLSASIVLSRKRASEGLYPAIDPLQSSSKMATPGIIGERHYELAQEIRRTLAQYAELRDIIAMLGMEQLSPEDHKVVGRARRLERFLTQPFFTTEQFTGHTGRLVHLSDSLDGCERILRDEFKDYPESALYMIGAIDEARKDNSDSVNRVMAAPVGSANEP; this comes from the coding sequence ATGGATATGAATCAGGACGGATCTGAGGGCAACTCATTAAAGAATACCGGCGTAGTGGTCTCGGTACGCGGCAGTGTGGTCGATATCATGTTTGACCTGCATCTGCCCCCGATTAACGCACTACTGCATGCCTGTGAGGGGACCATTGCGATAGAGGTGCTGTCACAGCTTAACGCACACCGGGTACGCGGTATTGCACTGACAGCAACCCAGGGACTGGCGCGCGGTATGCTGGTGGAAGACAGTGGCGGACCGTTACAGGCCCCGGTGGGCAAGGGGGTTCTGTCGCGTATGTTTGATGTGTTTGGTAATGCAATTGATCGCCAGCCCGCGCCGACTGATATTCAGTGGCGTAGCGTGCATCATGCACCACCCCCGTTAGCCAGGCGATCTACTAAGTCAGAGATCTTCGCGACCGGTATTAAGCTTATTGATGTGCTGATGCCCCTGGAGCGTGGCGGTAAAGCGGGTTTGTTTGGTGGCGCCGGTGTCGGCAAAACGGTGTTACTTACCGAGATGATCCACAATATGGTCGGGCAACATGCCGGCGTGAGTATATTTTGCGGTATAGGGGAGCGTTGCCGCGAAGGTGAAGAGCTCTATCGTGAGATGAAAACCGCCGGCGTGCTCGACAATATGGTGATGATGTTCGGTCAGATGAACGAGCCGCCAGGGGCGCGTTTTCGGGTGGGGCACGCGGCACTGACCATGGCCGAATATTTTCGTGATGATGAGCATCGCGATGTATTACTGCTGATCGATAATATTTTTCGTTTCATCCAGGCGGGTATGGAGGTGTCTGGTTTGATGGGGCAGATGCCGGCGCGTCTGGGTTATCAGCCGACAATGGGTACCGAGTTGTCGCAGCTTGAAGAACGTATCGCCAATACGGACACCGGTGCTATCACCTCAATCCAGGCGGTGTATGTACCGGCAGATGATTTCACTGATCCGGCAGCTGTGCATACTTTTTCGCATCTCTCTGCGTCTATCGTATTGTCGCGTAAACGCGCAAGCGAAGGGCTTTATCCTGCCATCGATCCGTTACAGTCGAGTTCTAAAATGGCCACCCCCGGCATCATTGGCGAGCGGCATTATGAGCTGGCACAGGAGATCCGTCGTACCCTTGCTCAGTACGCTGAGCTTAGGGATATTATCGCCATGCTCGGTATGGAACAGTTGTCACCAGAGGACCATAAAGTGGTTGGGCGTGCCCGGCGACTAGAGCGATTCCTCACCCAGCCATTTTTTACCACAGAGCAGTTTACCGGCCATACTGGCAGGCTGGTGCATCTCAGCGATTCACTCGATGGGTGTGAACGTATCCTGCGTGATGAATTTAAAGACTATCCTGAAAGTGCGCTTTATATGATCGGCGCGATTGACGAGGCCCGGAAGGATAACAGTGATAGTGTCAACCGGGTGATGGCAGCGCCAGTGGGTAGCGCGAATGAACCTTAA
- a CDS encoding alternate F1F0 ATPase, F1 subunit alpha — MSTEDVPGDSLTELFDSVFAGMAQARESVMPGLTPREIGTITSITTGIAKVSGLPGVGFDELLKFSGDTYGIAFNVDEDEIGVILLGDYSSLQAGDEVQRLDRVVDVPVGDGLIGRIINPIGQTLDGQGRLVTSERLPVERSAPSILERDPVTEPLQTGIKVIDALIPVGRGQRELILGDRQTGKTAIALDTILNQRGKNVVCVYCAIGQRASGVAKVIATLREEGALAYSVVVVTEGNDPPGLAYVAPYAATSIAEYFMQQGRDVLVVYDDLTHHARAYRELSLLLRRPPGREAYPGDIFYIHSRLLERATHLRAELGGGSITALPVIETEAEDISAYIPTNLISITDGQIYLSPSLFELGVLPAVDVGKSVSRVGGKAQRAAYRAVAGDLKLAYAQFEEMETFARFGARLDDSTRKILEHGRRIRACLQQQESDPVSMVEQIAVLLALTAKLFDAVPLDQMSAAENAVRQSASEIPSDVCARLESAQSLSDADRALITRIASNALRGFLTESTAKTL, encoded by the coding sequence ATGAGCACTGAAGACGTTCCCGGGGATAGCCTCACGGAGTTGTTCGACAGTGTGTTTGCCGGAATGGCTCAGGCGCGGGAGTCTGTCATGCCGGGGCTGACTCCGCGTGAGATCGGAACGATTACCAGTATCACTACTGGCATTGCCAAGGTCTCAGGCTTGCCAGGCGTTGGTTTTGATGAACTGCTTAAATTTTCCGGTGATACCTATGGCATTGCCTTTAATGTCGATGAAGACGAGATCGGGGTAATACTGCTGGGCGATTATTCCAGTCTGCAGGCGGGTGATGAGGTCCAGCGTCTTGATCGTGTGGTGGATGTACCGGTGGGGGATGGACTGATCGGACGCATCATTAACCCGATAGGTCAGACGCTTGACGGGCAGGGGAGGCTGGTAACAAGTGAACGTCTGCCGGTTGAGCGTTCGGCGCCGTCGATACTGGAACGCGATCCGGTCACCGAACCATTGCAAACCGGAATCAAAGTTATTGATGCACTGATTCCTGTGGGCCGGGGGCAGCGTGAACTGATTCTCGGCGACCGGCAGACCGGTAAAACCGCTATTGCGCTCGATACCATACTCAACCAGCGTGGCAAAAATGTGGTGTGTGTGTATTGCGCTATTGGCCAGCGTGCTTCGGGCGTCGCTAAAGTGATTGCCACATTGCGGGAGGAGGGGGCGCTGGCATACAGTGTCGTTGTTGTTACTGAAGGTAATGATCCGCCCGGTCTGGCATACGTGGCCCCCTACGCCGCGACCAGCATCGCCGAGTATTTTATGCAGCAGGGGCGTGATGTTCTGGTTGTCTATGATGACCTGACTCACCATGCACGGGCTTACCGGGAACTGTCTCTGTTGTTGCGAAGGCCGCCGGGTCGTGAGGCCTATCCCGGTGATATTTTCTATATTCATTCCCGGTTACTGGAACGCGCCACGCATCTGCGCGCGGAACTCGGGGGGGGATCAATTACGGCCCTGCCGGTTATTGAAACCGAGGCAGAGGATATTTCTGCCTATATCCCCACTAATCTGATCTCCATCACCGATGGACAGATCTATCTTTCACCTTCGCTATTTGAGTTGGGTGTGCTGCCAGCCGTTGACGTGGGTAAGTCTGTTTCCCGGGTCGGTGGTAAGGCGCAGCGCGCAGCATACCGTGCGGTGGCAGGCGATCTAAAACTTGCCTATGCACAGTTTGAAGAGATGGAAACCTTTGCCCGCTTCGGTGCCCGTCTGGATGACAGTACCCGCAAAATCCTTGAGCACGGTCGTCGTATCCGCGCCTGTCTGCAACAGCAGGAATCCGATCCGGTTTCCATGGTCGAGCAGATTGCCGTGTTGCTGGCGCTAACGGCAAAGCTTTTTGATGCTGTTCCCCTTGATCAGATGAGTGCGGCTGAGAATGCTGTGCGACAGAGCGCTTCAGAGATCCCGTCTGACGTGTGTGCCCGACTTGAGAGTGCACAAAGTCTCAGCGATGCGGACCGGGCGCTGATTACCCGGATCGCCAGCAATGCACTCAGGGGCTTTCTTACTGAATCGACGGCGAAAACATTATGA
- a CDS encoding F0F1 ATP synthase subunit delta — translation MLIDWFTVSAQVVNFLILVWLLKRFLYRPILDAIDAREQRIATKIADAEAKDREAQKQQQAYRLKNEAFEQQRNTQINQMQAAVNAERERLLDAARKDSEVLRKRLVQAQRDEQLTLNEELRCRTQKEVFAIARKALCDLAGTALEQRMTEIFIARLRELDAGEITRLKSTFNDALRIQTAFKLSAQQQTDIEEQLAEVFGKQKSVEFVIAADLISGIEISANGRKIAWSITDYLGALERSVDELLKPRSEVASADPENSGLARTKTKEGDSDEH, via the coding sequence ATGCTGATCGACTGGTTTACCGTTAGCGCACAGGTCGTCAACTTCCTGATTCTGGTGTGGCTGCTGAAACGTTTCCTGTACCGGCCCATTCTCGATGCCATTGATGCCCGGGAACAGAGGATCGCCACGAAAATTGCGGATGCCGAAGCAAAAGATCGAGAAGCGCAGAAGCAGCAACAAGCCTATCGGCTTAAAAATGAGGCGTTCGAACAGCAGCGCAACACACAGATTAATCAGATGCAGGCGGCAGTTAATGCCGAGCGTGAGAGGTTGCTCGATGCCGCCCGAAAGGACTCTGAGGTGTTGCGTAAGCGTCTGGTACAAGCGCAGAGAGATGAGCAGCTTACCCTGAATGAAGAACTTCGGTGTCGTACGCAGAAAGAGGTGTTTGCGATTGCCCGTAAAGCGTTGTGTGATCTTGCCGGAACCGCTCTGGAACAGCGTATGACAGAAATATTTATTGCCCGTCTGCGTGAGCTCGATGCCGGAGAAATAACCCGTTTAAAATCAACGTTTAACGATGCGCTGCGGATACAAACGGCTTTCAAACTGTCGGCACAACAGCAGACCGATATTGAAGAGCAGCTTGCGGAGGTTTTTGGTAAACAGAAATCGGTCGAATTTGTTATCGCAGCGGATCTGATCAGCGGCATTGAGATCAGCGCGAATGGACGCAAGATTGCTTGGAGTATTACTGATTATCTGGGGGCGCTGGAGCGAAGTGTAGATGAGCTGCTGAAACCCCGCTCTGAAGTGGCCAGTGCTGATCCGGAAAACTCAGGCTTGGCAAGGACAAAGACAAAGGAGGGCGATAGCGATGAGCACTGA
- a CDS encoding ATP synthase subunit I, whose product MSEILPLVWELLWALVEGVLLGVFFYAGLWWTVRRLSLVKQVGLLFLGSLLLRTAVVMLGFYFLLGDSWQHLLAGLSGFVVARVIVIRLTRPVDKLKTTVMADSS is encoded by the coding sequence ATGAGTGAGATTCTACCATTGGTATGGGAGCTTTTATGGGCACTTGTCGAGGGCGTATTACTCGGGGTGTTTTTTTACGCCGGGCTCTGGTGGACAGTGCGCAGACTTAGCTTGGTCAAGCAGGTCGGGCTGCTGTTTTTAGGCAGCCTGCTGCTGCGCACGGCTGTTGTTATGCTGGGATTCTATTTTCTTCTGGGCGATAGCTGGCAGCACTTATTGGCAGGCCTGAGCGGTTTTGTGGTCGCACGAGTCATCGTTATCCGCTTAACACGCCCTGTCGATAAACTGAAAACTACCGTTATGGCAGACAGCTCATGA
- a CDS encoding AtpZ/AtpI family protein: MTEKPGINKRPDNKEFSKQVGDMAKRKLRAQRHVSRTVWSGLGMMGLVGWSVAMPTLLGAALGLWLDKRYPGEHSWTLALLAIGLGLGCFNAWRWIVKEDKEIHRDEDEDNHE, from the coding sequence ATGACTGAAAAGCCCGGGATCAATAAACGGCCTGATAATAAAGAGTTCAGCAAGCAGGTGGGCGATATGGCTAAGCGTAAGCTCAGGGCGCAGCGCCATGTTTCCCGAACGGTGTGGTCGGGCCTGGGGATGATGGGGCTGGTTGGCTGGTCGGTGGCGATGCCAACCCTGCTGGGTGCTGCGCTTGGATTATGGCTGGATAAGCGTTACCCCGGTGAACATTCTTGGACACTGGCGCTGCTGGCCATTGGACTTGGCCTGGGGTGCTTTAATGCCTGGCGCTGGATTGTGAAGGAAGACAAGGAGATTCATCGGGACGAGGATGAGGATAATCATGAGTGA
- a CDS encoding F0F1 ATP synthase subunit C codes for MDSATIIAMVSIFTAGITIAIGVIGPSLGEGKAVAVALTSLAQQPDASATITRTLFVGLAMIESTAIYCFVVSMILIFANPFWNYFVTQAAG; via the coding sequence ATGGACAGCGCAACGATTATCGCTATGGTATCCATTTTTACCGCTGGCATAACCATTGCCATCGGTGTTATCGGACCATCACTGGGCGAGGGTAAGGCCGTGGCCGTCGCGCTGACCTCCCTGGCGCAACAGCCCGATGCATCTGCCACCATCACCCGGACGCTGTTTGTGGGTCTGGCGATGATCGAATCCACTGCCATATACTGTTTTGTCGTGTCGATGATTCTGATTTTTGCCAATCCGTTCTGGAACTATTTTGTCACTCAGGCTGCCGGGTAA